From Rubrivirga sp. SAORIC476, a single genomic window includes:
- a CDS encoding PASTA domain-containing protein: protein MARSDRGGILSVLGDRAFWLGLVVIVVGLIVFALLFNSAVMPIWTRHDAAVQVPDVKELTPEDAQSALLLAGLDWEEQEQPYNPNVPADVVVDQSPSAGTTVKPGRRIYYYVNVSPKQLVVVPRVVSLSEGKAREDVGDRGLVVDRVEMDTLRTPYENTVTRQEPAADSRVPVGTRVTLWISPGVESGRQVTVPNVTGMLVEEARAAISEAELWVDSPRAVEGEVTRQEPARGERLSPGQEVRIYTESGGD from the coding sequence ATGGCTCGCTCTGACCGCGGTGGCATCCTGTCTGTTCTGGGCGACCGCGCCTTCTGGCTCGGCCTCGTTGTGATCGTCGTCGGTCTCATCGTGTTCGCCCTCCTCTTCAACTCGGCTGTCATGCCGATCTGGACGCGTCACGACGCCGCCGTGCAGGTGCCAGACGTGAAGGAGCTCACCCCGGAGGATGCCCAGAGTGCTCTGTTGCTCGCCGGACTCGACTGGGAGGAGCAGGAGCAGCCTTACAACCCCAACGTCCCGGCGGACGTGGTGGTGGATCAGAGTCCGTCGGCTGGGACGACTGTCAAGCCGGGGCGGCGGATCTACTACTACGTCAACGTCAGTCCGAAGCAACTGGTGGTGGTGCCGCGCGTCGTCTCGCTGTCGGAAGGCAAGGCGAGGGAGGACGTCGGGGATCGCGGCCTCGTGGTGGACCGTGTCGAGATGGACACTCTCCGGACCCCCTATGAGAACACGGTCACCCGCCAGGAGCCGGCGGCTGACAGCCGCGTGCCGGTCGGAACACGCGTTACGCTGTGGATCAGCCCCGGTGTGGAGAGCGGCCGCCAGGTGACCGTTCCCAATGTGACCGGGATGCTGGTCGAGGAAGCACGCGCTGCGATCAGCGAAGCGGAGCTCTGGGTCGACTCGCCTCGGGCGGTCGAGGGGGAGGTGACGCGTCAGGAGCCTGCTCGGGGCGAGCGCCTGAGCCCGGGGCAGGAAGTGCGCATCTATACAGAGAGCGGCGGCGACTGA